The Leptospira fletcheri genome includes a region encoding these proteins:
- a CDS encoding DUF2203 domain-containing protein, with protein sequence MERKIWTYEEARKILPYVRSVTEEYYSSVNELHRELKDEILRENEQEAKEAQLEELLIDWAEKIRDLGVEVKGLWLVDFDNGRGYYCWHLGEEDLLFEHGYDEGFSGRRPIRDNDEEKE encoded by the coding sequence ATGGAACGTAAAATCTGGACGTACGAAGAAGCCCGTAAAATTCTGCCTTATGTCCGTTCCGTTACGGAAGAATATTATTCTTCCGTAAACGAGCTCCACAGGGAACTCAAGGATGAAATCCTGAGAGAGAACGAGCAGGAAGCCAAAGAGGCGCAATTAGAGGAATTATTGATCGATTGGGCGGAAAAAATCCGCGATCTCGGAGTAGAAGTTAAGGGTTTGTGGCTCGTAGACTTCGACAACGGACGCGGTTATTATTGCTGGCATTTGGGGGAAGAGGATCTTTTGTTCGAGCACGGCTACGACGAAGGCTTTTCCGGAAGGCGGCCTATCCGGGACAACGACGAGGAAAAGGAATAG
- the pyrB gene encoding aspartate carbamoyltransferase, translated as MAYDHKNILDTEQFSKEDLDFLVDQTREMERFIEAGKAFGILEGKLLASLFFEASTRTRLSFEAAMERLGGRVISTVGFQFSSISKGETLYDTMKMVEAYADIAVIRHPVEGSSRIAAGAVKIPVINAGDGAGQHPTQALLDLYTIISEKGKLDGLTLAFIGDLKYGRTIHSLINLLRHYRVHLYLISPPELSLPESYKKGLSGFPITFEESEDIKKVWECDVAYVTRIQEERFPDHREYERLKESFKVNKELILASKKDTTILHPLPRVNELSTDVDDLPNAAYFRQAKYGVVSRMTLLCLSLGIKL; from the coding sequence ATGGCGTACGATCACAAGAATATTCTAGATACGGAACAATTCTCTAAAGAAGACTTGGATTTTCTAGTGGACCAAACCCGTGAAATGGAACGGTTCATCGAGGCAGGGAAGGCGTTCGGAATTCTGGAAGGAAAATTGCTGGCCTCGCTTTTTTTCGAAGCTTCCACTCGGACCAGACTTTCCTTCGAAGCGGCTATGGAACGTTTGGGAGGGAGAGTGATTTCGACCGTAGGTTTTCAGTTCTCCTCCATCTCGAAAGGAGAAACTCTGTATGACACCATGAAAATGGTGGAAGCTTACGCGGATATCGCCGTGATCCGCCATCCTGTGGAAGGTTCTTCCCGCATTGCCGCAGGAGCGGTGAAAATTCCGGTCATCAACGCCGGCGATGGGGCGGGGCAGCATCCCACCCAGGCACTTCTGGATTTATATACAATCATTTCCGAAAAAGGAAAACTGGACGGTTTGACTCTGGCCTTTATCGGAGATCTAAAATACGGCCGCACCATCCACAGCTTAATCAACCTCCTCCGGCATTATCGGGTGCATCTGTATCTGATTTCTCCGCCCGAGTTGTCTCTGCCGGAGTCCTATAAAAAAGGGCTTTCCGGATTTCCGATCACGTTCGAAGAAAGCGAGGACATTAAGAAGGTCTGGGAATGCGATGTTGCTTACGTGACCCGCATCCAGGAAGAAAGATTTCCGGACCATCGGGAATACGAGAGATTGAAAGAATCCTTCAAGGTGAACAAGGAACTCATACTCGCTTCTAAAAAAGACACCACCATACTGCACCCTCTACCGAGAGTGAACGAACTCTCCACCGACGTAGACGACCTTCCGAATGCCGCGTATTTTCGACAGGCTAAGTACGGAGTGGTGAGTAGGATGACTTTGCTCTGCCTTTCTCTCGGAATAAAGCTTTAG
- a CDS encoding efflux RND transporter permease subunit, protein MRGIIESFIRNRLFLYLGTAFVFLAGLVSLLGLRRDTFPNVDMKQLVITTKFPGAAPADVELRVTYPIEEKIKEIDGIDEIRSFSRNSASDIDVRVSLEEKDPEKILDEIRRAVDSATSEFPAQVTEKPKITERKSSSYPILEFSVFGGKNEIELHTTAEFIERELEKIPGVARVDVFGKRDREWHILVNANRLKQYQLDLSDVTNAIRNRNVNLPVGSVETQVAFDLRIDGEFREPSDIYKVPIRTNDFFSKIPLGNLARVEDTFEYPRFLAIANGEQGLILSVVKKERSDAIDTADKVRKRLSELSATVPPEIKTLTLSDEAKRTSKRLDVVSSNALIGFCIVFGILFLFLDFRTATLTSLSLPISMLMTFAVIPFFDVSFNMISMMGLIIALGMLVDNSIVISENIYTYLGKNMDSFSASVKGTMEMTVPIFGSYLTTVAAFLPMLFMTGIMGKFVWQIPLVVIVALTASLLESFLFLPARISVFAKTPEELQRSSRLRKNLDSFFHRMEEKFSDFIAFCLRHKFSSFAIIVILILLSFFALGRMKFILFPKEDIEIFTVKAEFPSSYRIYQTREKMKYMETVIRKIPANELVSYSIKIGVQQTDSDDPLSRFGENLGVVLVYLTPESDRKRKASEILASLESDFKKTPGLVGVYMEEFGAAPPIGAPITVSILGKDYGQLEKVSLELQNFLKTIPGVHSIRDDYRYGRKQMQIRLDEGLESFTGISSFAAANTLRAAYDGERAGTVRKGRTKIYLRVQYDQDFRKDPEEIKHIPLRNKAGNITHLAKISKMELVDSPELLSHRDFERAITVNADVKTEKITAHEANSKIIQEFKPLIERQYPGISLAFGGEEKDTQRSMESLGKAGILALFGIFAILALTMQSFWRPFLILSTIPLGITGIVIGFPLSGKAISFLAMIGIIGLAGVLVNASIVLVDCIDSIQKGSEDSLDSILLEASRRRFRPILLTTLTTVAGILPTAYGLGGTDPVLVPMTLALGWGLGFGTLGSLIYVPIVLSVFQRFSKKGKIHR, encoded by the coding sequence ATGCGCGGTATTATAGAATCCTTTATTCGAAATCGGTTATTTTTATATTTAGGGACTGCTTTCGTTTTTCTTGCCGGTCTGGTCTCTCTCTTGGGACTTCGTCGGGATACGTTTCCGAATGTGGACATGAAGCAACTCGTGATCACGACGAAATTTCCTGGCGCTGCTCCGGCGGATGTGGAATTGAGGGTCACGTATCCGATCGAGGAAAAAATCAAGGAGATAGACGGAATCGATGAGATCCGTTCTTTTTCCCGGAATTCCGCTTCGGACATAGACGTGCGTGTGAGTTTGGAGGAGAAGGATCCCGAAAAAATTCTGGATGAGATTCGCAGGGCGGTAGACAGTGCTACGTCCGAATTTCCCGCCCAAGTCACGGAAAAACCGAAAATCACAGAACGCAAATCCAGCTCCTATCCCATTTTGGAATTCTCCGTTTTTGGAGGAAAAAACGAGATCGAGCTACACACCACGGCGGAGTTTATCGAGAGGGAGCTCGAAAAAATTCCGGGAGTGGCTCGCGTGGACGTATTCGGTAAGAGGGATCGAGAATGGCATATTCTAGTCAACGCGAATCGCCTCAAGCAGTATCAATTGGATTTGTCCGACGTTACAAACGCGATCCGAAACCGAAACGTGAACCTTCCTGTCGGCTCGGTCGAAACGCAAGTAGCCTTCGATCTTAGGATAGACGGGGAATTTCGGGAGCCTTCGGACATTTACAAAGTCCCGATCCGAACCAACGATTTCTTTTCCAAGATTCCTCTCGGAAATCTGGCAAGAGTGGAAGATACTTTCGAATACCCTCGCTTTCTTGCGATCGCGAACGGCGAGCAAGGACTGATTCTGTCCGTGGTGAAAAAGGAAAGGTCGGATGCCATCGATACGGCGGACAAGGTGAGAAAGAGATTGTCAGAACTCTCCGCAACCGTGCCTCCGGAAATAAAAACCTTAACGTTAAGCGACGAGGCCAAGCGGACTTCGAAACGCTTGGATGTCGTCTCCTCCAACGCTCTCATCGGATTCTGTATCGTTTTCGGGATTCTATTCCTATTTTTGGATTTTAGAACGGCCACACTGACTTCTCTTTCTCTTCCCATTTCTATGTTGATGACTTTCGCGGTGATCCCGTTTTTCGACGTTTCCTTTAACATGATTTCCATGATGGGATTGATCATCGCTTTGGGTATGTTGGTGGATAACTCCATCGTGATTTCGGAGAATATCTATACCTATTTGGGAAAAAATATGGATTCCTTTTCGGCTTCCGTCAAGGGAACGATGGAAATGACGGTTCCGATCTTCGGATCCTATCTGACTACCGTAGCCGCTTTTCTTCCCATGTTGTTTATGACGGGAATTATGGGGAAATTCGTATGGCAGATCCCTCTCGTAGTAATCGTTGCTTTGACCGCGAGTTTATTAGAATCCTTTCTGTTTTTGCCGGCAAGGATCAGCGTCTTCGCAAAGACTCCGGAGGAGTTACAACGATCGTCCCGTCTCCGGAAGAATCTGGATTCTTTTTTCCATCGGATGGAGGAGAAGTTCTCCGATTTTATCGCGTTTTGCCTGCGCCATAAATTTTCCTCTTTCGCAATTATCGTAATTCTGATTCTACTTTCCTTTTTTGCCTTGGGTAGAATGAAATTCATTCTCTTCCCCAAAGAAGACATCGAGATTTTTACGGTAAAGGCGGAGTTTCCTAGTTCGTACCGGATCTATCAAACGAGAGAGAAAATGAAGTATATGGAGACGGTGATCCGGAAGATTCCCGCAAACGAACTCGTAAGTTACTCCATAAAGATAGGAGTGCAACAAACGGATTCGGACGATCCGCTTTCCAGATTCGGAGAAAACTTGGGAGTCGTCCTGGTATATCTGACTCCGGAATCGGATCGGAAACGTAAGGCGAGCGAGATTCTGGCTTCTCTGGAATCGGATTTCAAAAAAACTCCCGGGTTGGTCGGAGTCTATATGGAGGAGTTCGGTGCGGCTCCTCCGATCGGTGCACCGATCACGGTTTCTATTTTAGGAAAAGATTATGGACAGCTCGAAAAAGTCTCCCTCGAACTCCAGAACTTTCTGAAGACGATTCCGGGCGTCCATTCTATCCGGGACGATTATCGTTACGGAAGAAAGCAAATGCAAATTCGTCTGGATGAAGGATTGGAAAGTTTTACGGGTATTTCCAGTTTTGCGGCGGCAAACACTCTGAGGGCGGCCTATGACGGAGAAAGAGCCGGCACGGTTCGAAAGGGAAGGACGAAGATTTATCTGAGAGTCCAGTACGATCAGGATTTTAGAAAGGATCCGGAGGAAATCAAACATATTCCTTTGCGGAATAAGGCCGGAAACATCACGCACCTGGCTAAGATTTCCAAAATGGAACTCGTCGATTCTCCCGAACTCCTTTCTCACAGGGATTTCGAAAGAGCGATCACGGTCAATGCGGACGTAAAAACGGAAAAGATCACGGCTCACGAGGCGAATTCCAAAATCATCCAGGAATTCAAGCCTCTGATCGAAAGGCAGTATCCCGGGATTTCCCTCGCCTTCGGGGGAGAGGAGAAGGATACCCAGCGTTCCATGGAATCCCTGGGTAAGGCCGGAATCTTGGCGTTATTCGGAATTTTCGCGATTCTCGCGTTGACGATGCAGAGTTTCTGGCGTCCCTTCCTGATCCTGAGTACGATCCCTTTGGGAATTACCGGGATCGTGATCGGCTTTCCTCTTTCGGGGAAGGCGATCAGCTTTTTGGCTATGATCGGGATCATCGGACTTGCGGGCGTTCTCGTAAACGCTTCCATCGTTTTGGTGGATTGTATCGATTCCATCCAAAAAGGATCCGAGGATTCCTTGGATTCCATACTTTTGGAAGCTAGTCGCAGACGTTTTCGACCGATTCTTCTTACGACCTTGACTACCGTAGCGGGGATCCTTCCCACCGCGTACGGATTGGGTGGAACGGATCCCGTTCTTGTTCCGATGACTTTGGCTTTGGGCTGGGGGCTCGGGTTCGGAACCTTGGGGAGCTTGATCTACGTTCCGATCGTTCTTTCCGTGTTTCAGAGATTTTCCAAAAAAGGAAAAATCCACCGCTAA